A portion of the Streptomyces sp. NBC_00376 genome contains these proteins:
- a CDS encoding serine protease — protein sequence MSTAPPTAPAARTVVVLGAGSVQGSGALLTHRLVLTCAHVVKGGSQATVAHPERADHATATIAWIDHDLDAALLLAHTPIAPVTPVRLGILHSEHAVPGCEITGFPDIQRYGPEGHLETDQYTATALPMAGQLRGLLVCELDGPPPPGDDSEPPSLRGMSGGPVFAGNVLIGIARQIPRQRGGRRVECVPLAPLIRSHPFELVYRQTATALRHERVHGRFPRDARYEEEYAAALGAAYRRTKIFGLDELGRRDSEWDLDTAYLSLEAQQNAGEAGPPPQRIDALLPDRPRVLLRGDAGAGKTTLLWWLAAHASAGTLGPQLAPLNGLVPFVVPLRTLRAQGGTFPAPAQLPDAARLVIDTAPEGWVGRVLESGRALLLVDGLDEVPRDDREQAHEWLSRLLDRYPDIRCVATVRPLAVEPGWLRSQDFEELRLLPMRDGDIEAFVAAWHRAARLDDDDHETLGMLERDLIQQFAQNRTLRNLARTPLLCAVICALHRRRQGILPETRWSLYDSALTMLLGDRDKQRRIEAPEGITMSVEEQAQLLQRIAIWLVRGGQSELHRSAALHQLERALPGMERLRAQGSAEEILTHLLNRSGVLQERTDDVYQFAHRTFQDFLAAKEFVEGDQLNELLGRAGTQNWYDVIRLSAGHCGRREHPVLVNGLLDAQPGPGDTVTRNEIVALAALCAQHATWLDETTRDRVRSAVGALFPPRNDKDVRLLAHLGPAALEFLPDPAHAPTKEQARPCVDLINEIGGAEAVPHARRWALAHPELSYLFRVDWDRYPVEKYARQVLARLDHHTLNIDSPEKLAALRHLPAAADLQIIGCFGSAELHAALRDRPWNDLIFRQNPCMTDLSFLADCAERLKTLSLTICPAVRDLGPLTGLHALKMVSLDMSHIPDNALAATASRELSRLRLSHVTAKRLTLLPTHPELRSLAIDGTGSLEIDSLDGWTRLQQLELETLTPVRPLLAALRRAPQVTHVALILASLTEFGDEQPVPSVRDLLLRPGADALGLEMIPRVFPALEWLVLTPPLHARHIDLSPLQAMPECRVTVTGHAAIRGGEGLDVSR from the coding sequence GTGAGCACCGCGCCGCCCACCGCACCCGCGGCACGCACGGTCGTCGTCCTCGGCGCCGGATCCGTCCAGGGCAGCGGCGCCCTGCTCACCCACCGGCTCGTGCTGACCTGCGCCCATGTGGTCAAGGGCGGCAGCCAGGCCACCGTCGCCCACCCGGAGCGGGCGGACCACGCCACCGCGACGATCGCCTGGATCGACCACGACCTCGACGCCGCCCTCCTGCTGGCCCACACCCCGATCGCCCCCGTCACTCCCGTGCGGCTCGGCATCCTCCACTCCGAGCACGCGGTCCCCGGATGCGAGATCACCGGCTTCCCCGACATCCAGCGGTACGGCCCCGAGGGGCATCTGGAGACCGACCAGTACACGGCCACCGCCCTGCCGATGGCCGGACAGCTGCGCGGGCTGCTGGTCTGCGAGCTGGACGGCCCGCCGCCTCCCGGCGACGACTCGGAGCCCCCGTCACTGCGCGGTATGTCCGGCGGTCCGGTCTTCGCCGGGAACGTCCTCATCGGCATCGCCCGGCAGATCCCCCGGCAGCGCGGCGGCCGGCGCGTGGAGTGCGTACCGCTCGCCCCGCTCATCCGCTCGCACCCGTTCGAACTGGTCTACCGGCAGACCGCCACGGCGCTGCGCCACGAGCGGGTCCATGGCCGCTTCCCCAGGGACGCGCGGTACGAGGAGGAGTACGCGGCGGCGCTCGGGGCCGCGTACCGCCGCACGAAGATCTTCGGCCTCGACGAGCTGGGCCGACGCGACTCCGAGTGGGACCTGGACACCGCGTACCTGAGCCTGGAGGCCCAGCAGAACGCCGGGGAAGCGGGTCCACCGCCGCAGCGGATCGACGCACTGCTCCCCGACCGCCCCCGGGTCCTGCTGCGCGGCGACGCGGGCGCCGGCAAGACCACGCTGCTGTGGTGGCTGGCCGCCCACGCCTCGGCCGGCACGCTGGGCCCGCAGCTGGCCCCGCTCAACGGCCTGGTCCCGTTCGTCGTGCCGCTGCGCACCCTGCGCGCCCAGGGCGGTACGTTCCCCGCCCCCGCCCAGCTGCCGGACGCGGCCCGGCTGGTGATCGACACGGCCCCCGAGGGCTGGGTCGGCCGGGTGCTGGAGTCCGGCCGGGCGCTGCTGCTGGTCGACGGCCTGGACGAGGTCCCGCGCGACGACCGCGAGCAGGCCCACGAGTGGCTGTCCCGCCTCCTGGACCGCTACCCGGACATCCGCTGCGTGGCCACGGTGCGCCCGCTGGCCGTCGAGCCGGGCTGGCTGAGGTCCCAGGACTTCGAGGAGCTGCGGCTGCTGCCGATGCGGGACGGGGACATCGAGGCCTTCGTCGCCGCCTGGCACCGGGCCGCCCGGCTGGACGACGACGACCACGAGACGCTCGGCATGCTGGAACGGGACCTGATCCAGCAGTTCGCCCAGAACCGGACCCTGCGCAACCTGGCCCGTACGCCACTGCTCTGCGCGGTGATCTGCGCCCTGCACCGCCGCCGCCAGGGCATCCTGCCGGAGACCCGCTGGAGCCTGTACGACTCGGCGCTCACCATGCTGCTCGGCGACCGCGACAAGCAGCGCAGGATCGAGGCCCCCGAGGGCATCACGATGAGCGTGGAGGAGCAGGCCCAGCTGCTCCAGCGCATCGCGATCTGGCTGGTGCGGGGCGGCCAGTCGGAGCTCCACCGCTCAGCGGCACTGCACCAGCTGGAACGCGCCCTGCCGGGCATGGAACGGCTGCGCGCCCAGGGCTCGGCCGAGGAGATCCTGACGCATCTGCTGAACCGCAGCGGCGTCCTCCAGGAACGTACCGACGACGTCTACCAGTTCGCCCACCGCACCTTCCAGGACTTCCTCGCCGCGAAGGAGTTCGTCGAGGGCGACCAGCTGAACGAACTGCTCGGCCGGGCGGGCACACAGAACTGGTACGACGTCATCCGGCTGTCGGCCGGCCACTGCGGGCGCCGCGAACACCCCGTACTGGTCAATGGGCTGCTGGACGCGCAGCCCGGCCCCGGCGACACCGTCACCCGCAACGAGATCGTCGCCCTGGCCGCGCTCTGCGCACAGCACGCGACCTGGCTGGACGAGACGACACGGGACAGGGTCCGCTCGGCCGTCGGGGCGCTGTTCCCGCCGAGGAACGACAAGGACGTACGGCTGCTCGCCCACCTCGGTCCGGCCGCTCTGGAGTTCCTGCCCGACCCGGCCCACGCGCCCACCAAGGAGCAGGCCCGCCCCTGCGTCGACCTGATCAACGAGATCGGCGGGGCGGAGGCCGTACCGCACGCCCGCCGCTGGGCACTCGCACACCCCGAGCTCAGCTACCTGTTCAGGGTGGACTGGGACAGGTACCCGGTGGAGAAGTACGCCCGGCAGGTCCTCGCCCGGCTGGATCACCACACCCTGAACATCGACTCCCCGGAGAAGCTGGCAGCGCTGCGCCACCTGCCGGCCGCCGCGGACCTGCAGATCATCGGGTGCTTCGGCTCGGCCGAACTCCACGCCGCTCTGCGCGACAGGCCCTGGAACGATCTGATCTTCCGGCAGAACCCCTGCATGACGGACCTGTCGTTCCTGGCGGACTGCGCCGAGAGACTCAAGACCCTGTCCCTGACCATCTGTCCGGCCGTACGGGACCTCGGCCCGCTCACCGGACTCCATGCGCTGAAGATGGTCTCGCTGGACATGAGCCACATCCCCGACAACGCGCTGGCCGCCACGGCTTCGAGGGAACTGAGCCGCCTTCGGCTCAGTCACGTGACGGCGAAGCGGCTGACCCTGTTGCCCACCCACCCCGAACTGCGCTCCCTGGCCATCGACGGGACGGGCTCGCTGGAGATCGACTCGCTCGACGGCTGGACGCGCCTGCAGCAGCTCGAACTGGAAACCCTCACGCCGGTCCGGCCACTGCTCGCCGCTCTCCGGAGGGCGCCACAGGTGACCCACGTCGCCCTGATCCTGGCGTCCCTGACGGAGTTCGGCGACGAGCAGCCCGTTCCTTCCGTCAGGGATCTGCTGCTCCGCCCCGGCGCCGACGCGCTCGGGCTCGAAATGATCCCCCGGGTCTTCCCCGCGCTGGAGTGGCTGGTGCTCACTCCGCCCCTGCATGCCAGGCACATCGACCTGTCCCCGTTGCAGGCGATGCCCGAGTGCCGGGTGACCGTCACGGGTCACGCGGCGATCAGGGGCGGCGAAGGCCTCGACGTAAGCCGCTGA
- a CDS encoding trypco2 family protein, producing MASDAAGTSDMDGIELADAVESIRNQLIDAAGRATGRPVAFEVGDIQMEFTLELRKEIKGGSKVKAWVVEAGTDASRATGRTHKVAFTLKPRDATTGGPWQIGNDDRGSTAHFGGGTAQP from the coding sequence ATGGCCAGTGACGCCGCAGGCACCAGCGACATGGACGGCATCGAGCTCGCCGATGCCGTCGAGTCGATCCGCAACCAGCTCATCGACGCCGCGGGCCGCGCCACCGGCCGCCCCGTGGCCTTCGAGGTCGGCGACATCCAGATGGAGTTCACCCTCGAACTCCGCAAGGAGATCAAGGGCGGGAGCAAGGTCAAGGCCTGGGTGGTCGAGGCGGGCACCGACGCCTCCCGTGCGACCGGCCGCACGCACAAGGTCGCATTCACCCTGAAACCGCGCGACGCCACGACCGGCGGACCCTGGCAGATCGGCAACGACGACCGGGGCAGCACGGCCCACTTCGGCGGCGGAACGGCACAGCCGTGA
- a CDS encoding M23 family metallopeptidase: MSKRVSFQHSRRPSVSRVRGAVVAAGLGTSMVLGVGAAFAAGSAGAPDSVKLIDRGTAESVAEQAAVQGKVAEQAAAKKAAAAKKAAAAKKAALKKAHGWETPVSRYELSASFGNDGSRWAHKHSGQDFAVPIGTKVEAAHSGTVVKAGPNGGGDGPAYGNAVVIKHANGTYSQYAHLSQIQVRIGEAVKTGETIALSGNTGNSSGPHLHFEIRHTADYGSAVNPVGFLHKKGVTV; encoded by the coding sequence ATGTCGAAGCGCGTTTCGTTCCAGCACTCCCGCCGCCCGTCCGTGTCCCGTGTCCGTGGCGCCGTGGTGGCAGCCGGCCTGGGGACGTCGATGGTTCTCGGTGTGGGCGCTGCGTTCGCGGCCGGCTCGGCGGGTGCCCCGGACTCCGTGAAGCTGATCGACCGCGGCACGGCCGAATCGGTCGCCGAGCAGGCCGCCGTGCAGGGCAAGGTCGCCGAGCAGGCCGCCGCCAAGAAGGCGGCGGCGGCCAAGAAGGCCGCCGCGGCGAAGAAGGCCGCGCTGAAGAAGGCGCACGGCTGGGAGACCCCGGTCAGCCGCTACGAGCTGAGCGCGAGCTTCGGCAACGACGGCAGCCGCTGGGCCCACAAGCACTCCGGCCAGGACTTCGCCGTGCCGATCGGCACCAAGGTCGAGGCCGCGCACAGCGGCACCGTCGTGAAGGCCGGCCCCAACGGCGGCGGCGACGGTCCCGCGTACGGCAACGCCGTCGTGATCAAGCACGCCAACGGTACGTACTCGCAGTACGCCCACCTGTCGCAGATCCAGGTGCGGATCGGCGAGGCCGTGAAGACGGGCGAGACCATCGCGCTCTCCGGCAACACCGGCAACTCCAGCGGCCCGCACCTGCACTTCGAGATCCGGCACACCGCCGACTACGGCTCCGCGGTCAACCCGGTCGGCTTCCTGCACAAGAAGGGCGTCACGGTCTGA
- a CDS encoding TetR/AcrR family transcriptional regulator, with product MGSTPQQRRGNTRQRIQDVALELFAEQGYEKTSLREISERLDVTKAALYYHFKTKEDILVSIFEDLNRPVEELLAWGKEQPRTLETKKELLRRYSEALTAAAPLFRFMQENQAAVRDLSIGVTIKERVVALVDLLQEPGAPLTDQVRCFTALFATHAGMFALKDLEGDPEEKRKAVLEVAFELITRAHGQEETAE from the coding sequence ATGGGGAGCACGCCGCAGCAGCGCCGTGGCAACACGCGCCAGCGCATTCAGGACGTCGCTCTGGAGCTCTTCGCCGAACAGGGCTACGAGAAGACCTCGCTCCGCGAGATCTCCGAGCGTCTGGACGTCACCAAGGCCGCGCTGTACTACCACTTCAAGACCAAGGAAGACATCCTGGTCAGCATCTTCGAGGACCTCAACCGCCCGGTCGAGGAGCTGCTCGCCTGGGGCAAGGAGCAGCCGCGCACGCTGGAGACGAAGAAGGAGCTCCTGCGCCGCTACAGCGAGGCCCTGACCGCCGCCGCCCCGCTGTTCCGCTTCATGCAGGAGAACCAGGCGGCCGTACGGGACCTGAGCATCGGGGTGACCATCAAGGAGCGCGTCGTCGCCCTGGTCGATCTGCTCCAGGAACCCGGCGCCCCGCTGACCGACCAGGTGCGCTGCTTCACCGCGCTCTTCGCGACGCACGCGGGCATGTTCGCCCTCAAGGACCTCGAAGGCGACCCCGAGGAGAAGCGCAAGGCCGTCCTCGAAGTCGCCTTCGAACTGATCACCCGGGCACACGGCCAGGAGGAGACCGCGGAGTAG
- a CDS encoding MDR family MFS transporter, translating to MSDLKKAAGGKAAVADRPAGIPQTQQRSVRVVMLALMITMLLAMLDNLIVGTAMPTIVGDLGGLEHLSWVVTAYTLATAASTPIWGKLGDMYGRKGIFLTSIVIFLIGSVLSGMAQDMGQLIGFRAVQGLGAGGLMVGVMAIIGDLVPPRERGKYQGMMAGVMAIAMIGGPLVGGTITDHLGWRWSFYINLPLGAVALAMVTVVLHLPKREGARARVDYLGAGLLTLGITAIVLVTTWGGTEYDWDSATIMELSAIGVASLVGFLFVETKAAEPIIPLHIFRNRNFTLMSVVGFMSGFVMFGAVLFLPLYQQSVQGASATNSGLLLLPMLLSMMVVSLVAGRVTTSTGKYKVFPVVGSVLMVTGLFLLSRMDVDTTRFTSGVYMAVLGAGMGFLMQITMLVAQNSVEMKDMGVASSATTLFRTLGSSFGVAIMGALFTGRVQDEMVARGGGAATAKSAQLDAASLAKLPEAAREAYQFAVSSGTHIAFLVGAVVALAALFASVFVKEVPLRGAGPATKQAEAV from the coding sequence ATGTCCGATCTGAAGAAGGCGGCTGGCGGGAAGGCGGCCGTCGCCGACCGTCCGGCCGGGATACCGCAGACGCAGCAGCGCAGCGTCCGGGTGGTGATGCTCGCCCTGATGATCACGATGCTGCTGGCCATGCTGGACAACCTGATCGTCGGTACGGCCATGCCGACCATCGTCGGTGACCTCGGCGGCCTGGAGCATCTGTCCTGGGTCGTCACCGCGTACACCCTGGCCACCGCGGCCTCCACCCCCATCTGGGGCAAGCTCGGCGACATGTACGGGCGCAAGGGCATCTTCCTCACGTCCATCGTGATCTTCCTGATCGGCTCGGTGCTGAGCGGAATGGCCCAGGACATGGGCCAGCTGATCGGCTTCCGGGCGGTCCAGGGGCTCGGCGCGGGCGGCCTGATGGTCGGCGTCATGGCGATCATCGGTGACCTGGTCCCGCCCCGCGAGCGTGGCAAGTACCAGGGGATGATGGCCGGTGTCATGGCCATCGCCATGATCGGCGGACCGCTGGTCGGCGGCACCATCACCGACCACCTCGGCTGGCGCTGGAGCTTCTACATCAACCTGCCGCTGGGCGCGGTCGCCCTCGCCATGGTCACCGTCGTGCTGCACCTGCCGAAGCGGGAGGGCGCACGGGCCAGGGTCGACTACCTCGGCGCGGGGCTGCTGACCCTCGGCATCACCGCGATCGTGCTGGTGACCACCTGGGGCGGTACGGAGTACGACTGGGACTCCGCCACGATCATGGAGCTCTCCGCGATCGGTGTCGCCTCGCTCGTCGGCTTCCTCTTCGTCGAGACCAAGGCAGCAGAACCGATCATTCCGCTGCACATCTTCCGCAACCGCAACTTCACCCTGATGTCCGTGGTCGGCTTCATGTCGGGCTTCGTGATGTTCGGCGCGGTGCTCTTCCTGCCGCTGTACCAGCAGTCCGTCCAGGGCGCCTCGGCGACCAACTCGGGTCTGCTGCTCCTGCCGATGCTGCTGTCGATGATGGTCGTCTCGCTGGTCGCGGGCCGGGTCACCACCAGCACCGGCAAGTACAAGGTCTTCCCCGTGGTGGGCTCCGTGCTGATGGTGACCGGTCTCTTCCTGCTCTCGCGGATGGACGTCGACACCACACGGTTCACCTCCGGCGTCTACATGGCGGTGCTCGGCGCGGGCATGGGCTTCCTGATGCAGATCACGATGCTCGTCGCGCAGAACAGCGTCGAGATGAAGGACATGGGCGTCGCCTCCTCCGCGACGACCCTCTTCCGTACGCTCGGCAGCTCCTTCGGCGTCGCGATCATGGGCGCGCTGTTCACCGGCCGGGTGCAGGACGAGATGGTCGCCCGCGGCGGCGGGGCGGCCACCGCGAAGTCCGCGCAGCTGGACGCGGCGAGCCTGGCGAAGCTGCCGGAGGCGGCGCGTGAGGCGTACCAGTTCGCGGTGTCGTCCGGTACGCACATCGCGTTCCTGGTGGGCGCCGTGGTCGCGCTGGCCGCCCTGTTCGCCTCGGTCTTCGTCAAGGAGGTGCCGCTGCGCGGGGCGGGCCCGGCCACCAAGCAGGCCGAGGCCGTCTGA
- the cseC gene encoding two-component system sensor histidine kinase CseC — MKRPALRTGVRWKISIAIAAVGALTAVALSFVVHNAAQVSMLENAREVQLERLTYAQLLYEATKTKKADPRFGAKLNDPTMPHSLRAETSRNRRATHVEVSAKGVPDVWAAVPVGKGDVLSLHTRFAGRNSTIMRDLDRALIIGSVSVVFGGCALGVLIGGQLSRRLRKAAAAAGRVAQGNTEVRVREAVGGVVRDETDELAGAVDALTDALNARIEAERRVTADIAHELRTPVTGLLTAAELLPPGRPTELVRDRAQAMRTLVEDVLEVARLDSASERAELQEIALGEFVSRRIASLDPDVRVRVVHESWVNTDPRRLERILGNLLGNAAKHGSTPVEVTVEGRVVRIRDHGSGFPAALLREGPSRFRTGSSDRAGRGHGLGLTIAAGQARVLGARLTFRNAAPEGAARGTGGAIAVLWLPEHAPTNTGSFPLLPVSEQRGPDDEAARTARGAESGG, encoded by the coding sequence ATGAAGCGGCCCGCCCTGCGGACGGGAGTCCGCTGGAAGATCAGCATCGCGATCGCGGCGGTCGGCGCGCTGACCGCGGTCGCGCTCAGCTTCGTCGTCCACAACGCCGCCCAGGTCTCGATGCTGGAGAACGCCCGCGAGGTCCAGCTGGAGCGGCTGACGTACGCGCAGCTGCTGTACGAGGCGACGAAGACGAAGAAGGCCGACCCCCGGTTCGGCGCCAAGCTCAACGACCCGACGATGCCGCACAGCCTGCGCGCGGAGACCAGCCGGAACCGGCGCGCCACCCATGTCGAGGTGTCCGCCAAGGGGGTACCCGATGTGTGGGCGGCCGTGCCGGTCGGCAAGGGCGACGTGCTCTCGCTGCACACCCGGTTCGCGGGCCGCAACTCCACGATCATGCGCGATCTCGACCGGGCGCTGATCATCGGCTCGGTCTCGGTGGTGTTCGGCGGCTGTGCGCTTGGTGTGCTGATCGGCGGCCAGCTGTCGCGCCGGCTGCGCAAGGCGGCGGCCGCGGCGGGCCGGGTCGCGCAGGGCAATACGGAGGTACGGGTCAGGGAGGCCGTGGGCGGTGTCGTCCGGGACGAGACCGATGAGCTGGCCGGTGCGGTGGACGCACTGACGGACGCGTTGAACGCGCGGATCGAGGCGGAGCGCCGGGTCACCGCGGACATCGCGCACGAGCTGCGTACGCCGGTGACCGGTCTGCTGACGGCGGCCGAGCTGCTGCCGCCGGGCCGCCCCACCGAGCTGGTACGGGACCGGGCGCAGGCGATGCGCACGCTCGTCGAGGACGTGCTGGAGGTGGCCCGGCTGGACAGTGCCTCGGAGCGGGCCGAGCTCCAGGAGATCGCGCTGGGCGAGTTCGTCAGCCGGCGGATCGCGTCGCTGGACCCGGATGTGCGGGTGCGGGTCGTCCACGAGTCCTGGGTCAACACCGATCCGCGCCGGCTGGAGCGCATCCTCGGCAATCTGCTGGGCAACGCCGCCAAGCACGGCTCCACTCCGGTGGAGGTCACGGTCGAGGGCCGGGTGGTACGGATCCGCGACCACGGTTCCGGGTTCCCGGCGGCGCTGCTGCGGGAGGGGCCGAGCCGGTTCCGTACCGGAAGCAGTGACCGGGCCGGGCGCGGGCACGGGCTCGGGCTGACCATCGCCGCCGGTCAGGCGCGGGTCCTCGGGGCCCGGCTGACCTTCCGCAACGCGGCGCCGGAAGGGGCGGCGCGGGGCACGGGCGGGGCGATCGCGGTGCTGTGGCTGCCCGAGCACGCGCCGACCAACACCGGCAGCTTCCCGCTCCTCCCGGTGTCCGAGCAGCGCGGCCCGGACGACGAGGCGGCGCGGACCGCGCGGGGCGCGGAGTCCGGCGGCTGA
- the cseB gene encoding two-component system response regulator CseB, with the protein MAETHVLFVEDDDVIREATQLALERDGFVVTAMPDGLSGLEAFRADRPDIALLDVMVPGLDGVSLCRRIRDESTVPVIMLSARADSIDVVLGLEAGADDYVTKPFDGAVLVARIRAVLRRFGHATGGQTVGDPEPQQVGGVLVFGDLEVDTEGMAVHRAGEQVALTPTEMRLLLEFSAAPGTVLSRDKLLERVWDYGWGGDTRVVDVHVQRLRTKIGQDRIETVRGFGYKLRP; encoded by the coding sequence ATGGCCGAGACCCACGTCCTGTTCGTCGAGGACGACGACGTCATCCGCGAAGCCACCCAGCTGGCGCTGGAGCGCGACGGCTTCGTGGTCACCGCGATGCCCGACGGTCTGTCGGGCCTGGAGGCGTTCCGGGCCGACCGCCCGGACATCGCCCTGCTCGACGTGATGGTGCCGGGGCTCGACGGGGTCAGCCTCTGCCGCCGGATCCGCGACGAGTCGACGGTGCCCGTGATCATGCTGTCGGCCCGCGCGGACTCGATCGACGTGGTGCTCGGCCTGGAGGCCGGCGCGGACGACTACGTCACCAAGCCCTTCGACGGGGCGGTGCTGGTCGCCCGGATCCGTGCCGTGCTGCGCCGCTTCGGCCATGCCACGGGCGGGCAGACGGTCGGGGATCCGGAGCCGCAGCAGGTCGGCGGGGTGCTGGTCTTCGGCGATCTGGAGGTCGACACGGAGGGCATGGCGGTCCACCGCGCCGGCGAGCAGGTGGCGCTGACCCCGACCGAGATGCGGCTGCTGCTGGAGTTCTCCGCGGCGCCCGGCACGGTGCTCTCCCGGGACAAGCTCCTGGAGCGCGTCTGGGACTACGGATGGGGCGGTGACACCCGGGTCGTGGATGTCCATGTGCAGCGGCTGCGCACCAAGATCGGCCAGGACCGGATCGAGACGGTCCGCGGCTTCGGCTACAAACTCAGGCCATGA
- a CDS encoding SigE family RNA polymerase sigma factor → MAHGEVLEFEDYVRTRHDALLRSARRLVPDPVDAQDLLQTALARTYGRWDGIADKSLADAYLRRVMINTRTEWWRARKLDEVPTEQLPDASVEDGTEQRADRALLMDVLGVLAPKQRSVVVLRHWEQMSTEETAAALGMSAGTVKSTLHRALARLRQELESREAAGRETVLAEQRRPAADRAPAPVRTRAGRHMDERGRERCAA, encoded by the coding sequence ATGGCGCACGGCGAGGTGCTCGAATTCGAGGACTACGTACGCACTCGGCACGACGCGCTGCTGCGCAGCGCGCGACGGCTGGTACCCGACCCTGTGGACGCGCAGGACCTGCTCCAGACCGCCCTGGCCCGTACGTACGGCCGCTGGGACGGCATCGCCGACAAGTCGCTGGCCGACGCCTATCTGCGCCGCGTCATGATCAACACCCGTACCGAGTGGTGGCGGGCGCGCAAGCTGGACGAGGTCCCCACCGAGCAGCTGCCCGACGCGAGCGTCGAGGACGGCACCGAGCAGCGCGCCGACCGCGCCCTGCTGATGGACGTGCTGGGTGTGCTGGCTCCGAAGCAGCGCAGCGTCGTCGTGCTGCGACACTGGGAGCAGATGAGTACGGAGGAGACGGCCGCCGCGCTCGGCATGTCGGCCGGTACGGTGAAGAGCACGCTGCACCGTGCGCTGGCACGGCTGCGCCAGGAGCTGGAGAGCCGCGAGGCGGCGGGCCGGGAGACCGTGCTCGCCGAGCAGCGGCGCCCGGCGGCCGACCGTGCTCCGGCACCTGTGCGGACGCGGGCGGGCAGGCATATGGACGAACGGGGGCGGGAGCGTTGCGCGGCCTGA
- a CDS encoding A/G-specific adenine glycosylase, whose translation MTAMTATQTPPASLHSPVIGWFDQHARDLPWRRPEAGAWGVMVSEFMLQQTPVSRVLPVYEQWLARWPRPADLAAEPPGEAVRAWGRLGYPRRALRLHGAAQAITERHGGDVPSEHGQLLALPGIGEYTAAAVASFAYGQRHAVLDTNVRRVFARAATGIQYPPNATTAAERKLARALLPDEDERAARWAAATMELGALVCTAKNEDCNRCPISGQCAWLLAGKPAHQGPPRRGQTYAGTDRQVRGRLLAVLRDAMTPVPQSALDAVWDEPVQRARALDGLVADGLVEPLAGGQYRLPLS comes from the coding sequence ATGACTGCCATGACTGCGACACAGACGCCCCCCGCCTCCCTCCACTCTCCCGTCATCGGGTGGTTCGACCAGCACGCCCGCGATCTGCCCTGGCGCCGCCCCGAAGCGGGCGCCTGGGGTGTGATGGTGAGCGAGTTCATGCTGCAGCAGACCCCCGTGAGCCGGGTCCTCCCGGTCTACGAGCAGTGGCTGGCCCGCTGGCCCCGCCCCGCCGACCTGGCCGCCGAACCGCCCGGCGAGGCGGTCCGCGCCTGGGGCCGGCTCGGCTACCCCCGTCGGGCGCTCCGCCTGCACGGCGCCGCGCAGGCCATAACGGAACGGCACGGCGGCGACGTACCGAGCGAGCACGGTCAGCTGCTCGCCCTGCCCGGCATCGGCGAGTACACCGCGGCGGCCGTGGCCTCGTTCGCGTACGGGCAGCGTCACGCCGTGCTCGACACCAACGTCCGCCGCGTGTTCGCCCGCGCCGCGACCGGGATCCAGTACCCGCCGAACGCGACCACCGCCGCCGAGCGCAAGCTCGCCCGCGCGCTCCTGCCCGACGAGGACGAGCGGGCGGCCCGCTGGGCCGCCGCGACGATGGAGCTCGGCGCCCTCGTCTGCACCGCCAAGAACGAGGACTGCAACCGGTGCCCGATCTCCGGGCAGTGTGCCTGGCTGCTGGCCGGGAAGCCCGCCCACCAGGGGCCCCCGCGCCGCGGCCAGACCTATGCCGGCACCGACCGGCAGGTACGCGGACGGCTGCTCGCCGTGTTGCGCGACGCCATGACACCGGTGCCGCAGTCTGCGCTGGACGCGGTGTGGGACGAGCCGGTGCAGCGCGCCCGCGCACTGGACGGCCTGGTCGCCGACGGCCTGGTCGAACCGCTTGCCGGCGGGCAGTACCGGCTGCCGCTGAGCTGA
- a CDS encoding phosphatase PAP2 family protein produces MDSSVTAPLYRDITDFAHDMPSWVQHLAEIWTELGLLLFGVLFITGWWRARRQDDGALALAVLAPVATAFGYVVSEVLKSVVDEERPCRAVAGAAASLVSCPPPGDWSFPSNHSAIAGAAAIALAIARPRLAWLTVPMALLMAFSRVFVGVHYPHDVAVGLLLGAAVSALVVAVLRRPVRSLAGTVRSSGAPVAAWASGPGAVPTGRSRHRAKRH; encoded by the coding sequence ATGGATAGTTCAGTCACCGCGCCGCTCTACCGGGACATCACCGACTTCGCACATGACATGCCGTCATGGGTGCAACATCTGGCCGAGATATGGACGGAGCTCGGGCTCCTGCTCTTCGGTGTCCTGTTCATCACCGGGTGGTGGCGTGCCCGGCGCCAGGACGACGGCGCCCTGGCACTGGCGGTGCTCGCGCCCGTCGCGACCGCCTTCGGCTATGTGGTCAGCGAGGTACTCAAGTCGGTGGTGGACGAGGAACGCCCGTGCAGGGCGGTCGCCGGCGCGGCGGCCTCGCTGGTGAGCTGCCCGCCGCCGGGCGACTGGTCCTTCCCCAGCAACCACTCCGCGATCGCCGGCGCGGCGGCGATCGCCCTGGCGATCGCCCGCCCCCGGCTGGCCTGGCTCACCGTGCCGATGGCCCTGCTGATGGCCTTCTCCCGGGTCTTCGTCGGCGTGCACTACCCGCATGACGTGGCGGTCGGGCTGCTGCTGGGCGCCGCCGTCTCTGCCCTGGTGGTCGCCGTGCTGCGCCGCCCGGTGCGGTCGCTCGCCGGGACGGTACGGAGCAGCGGGGCGCCGGTGGCGGCCTGGGCCTCGGGGCCCGGCGCGGTGCCGACCGGCCGCTCCCGGCACCGGGCCAAGCGGCACTGA